A window of Methanolobus chelungpuianus genomic DNA:
CTATCCTCCGGGAGATACGCAGTGACCTTAAGAGTGATTTCGATATCAATAACCGCATTGTCAGCCTTGAGCACAAGATCCAGGCGCTGACCAGTAACCTCAACGGCGTAATGGATGAACTGCTCGACCAGAAGTCAATGATCCGGTCCCTGAGTGAGCTCTCGATGCCCAGGCAGAGGAAAGAAGAGGTCAAGTCACCAGCGCCCGTGGAGAAGATCGTGGAGAGGCCAGCAGAGAAAATTGCCGATCGTACGGAACCGAAGCTATACAGGCCTGAACCGGAGCCGGTAGCGGCTCCCCCAAGGGTAAGCCCTCCTCCAAGTGCTCCTATAATCACAGCACCGACAAGACAGTTCGTTCCTCCCCAGCCCGCAGTTCCGGCTAACAGGGCCAATGTCTCGGTCCGGTCAACAGAGCAGGCCCGGAACGATTCCCGTAATGCTGCTGCAAGGCCGGGAAATGTACGCCTGAATATCAGGGAAGTGGCTCCCCAGGCTGAACCCCTGCCTCCTCAAAGGCCGGAGCCCCATTCAGAGTACATAGTCGCAGAGACTGATGATGAGCGGCAGCTCCGCAAGACCCGTGCTCCACAGCGTAATTCATGTGACTATATAGTTGCTGAGGATGAGAATGCTGCAAAGCGCAGGCAGGCTGAGACGGAATACGAAACTGTCGAATCACGTGACAACGAAGATGCAGTGGTAACCATTACCCGCAGGAAATAGTCCTTTGTAAAGAAAGGGGAATCACGTGCATATTAAGGAAATTGAGTTCATAAACTTCAAGTCCTTCGGAAAAAAGGTCAGGATCCCTTTCTACGAAGGTTTTACCACCATATCAGGGCCAAACGGCAGTGGTAAATCCAATATAATAGATGGCATCCTCTTTGTGCTGGGACTCTCAAGCTCACGCACAATGAGGGCCGAGAAGCTGACGGATCTTATATACAACGGCGACAGTGCAAAAAAACCGGATTTTGCCCAGGTCACTATCAAGTTCGATAATTCTGACCATAAGATGCCTGTGGCAAGTGATGAGATCTCTATCACTAGGAAGATACGCGAGACAGATACGGGCTACTATAGCTATTTCTATTTTAACGGCAAGGCTGTGAGCCTCACAGATATCCATACCCAGCTGGCAAAGGCCGGGGTTACTCCCGAAGGCTACAATGTCGTGATGCAGGGTGACGTCACCCGTATTATCAATATGACGCCGGTGGAAAGGCGCAAGGTCATTGATGAGATCGCGGGTGTTGCTGAGTTCGACAGCAAGAAGGAAAGGGCCCTGAACGAGCTTGAGATCGTGCGTGAAAGGGTTGAGCGTGTTGATATCATCATAGAGGAGGTCGGCCAGCAGCTTGGTAAGCTCAAGGAGGAGCGCGATCAGGCACTCAAATACCAGTCCCTCAAGGCAGAGAAGATGAAGTTCGAAGGTTTCGTTCTCCTTGCCAAGCTCAAGGATGCAAGAACTGAGCTTAGTTCGGTCACTGCTGATATCGAAGCCAAGGAAGGCGTGCTTGAAAATCTATCCGCTGCGCTTGCAGAGAGGCAAAGCAAGGTGGAAGAGCTTGAAAAAGCCCTGGACGAGCTGACCTCCTCCATCCAGAAGACAGGTGAGGACGAGCAGATCCAGATTAAGAAGGAGATCGAAGGGATAAGGGGAGAGATGTCCCGCTGCAGGGACAGCATCGAGCTTGCAGACAACGAAGTGGAGGACATCGAAGCCAGGCGAAGGAAGACCTTTGTGGAGATCGATGAGCTCAAAGGCAAGCTTCAGACGCTGGACTCTAAGATATCAGAGGAATCCGAACGTAAGGACACTATCCAGGCCGAGATGTCCGAGCGCAGGACCCAGCGGATGATACTCCAGAGCAAGATCGCGGATGTGGATGCCAAGTTCGCACAGACACGGGATGAGATCTCCACTCTAAGATCGCAGCTGGAAACAGCGAAAAACGGGAAGAACGAGCTGATGCGCAGTGAGGACCGCCTGCTGGACTCCCTCAGAAGGAAATCCGCTGAAGTGCGTGATATCGAAAGTGAGATCGAGGACGCAAGATCGAAATCGCAGTCCTCCGAAAGTGACACCCTTTCGGTACAGTATGATATTGACAAGCTCAACGAGAAGATCGACTCCCTCACGAGGGACATTGACGATCTTGAGCGCAACCGCGCCCAGATACAGTCCGTGATAAAGGACCTTGAGGCCGAGCTGCGCAACTACGAGAAGGACTACGCCCGCATCGAGGTGCGTGTCAGGGGTGCCGAAGACCATAGCAGCTACTCAAAGGCTGTTGAGATGGTGATGAATGAGAAGAAGCACCATGGACTTCCGGGGATATATGGCACCATCGCAGAGCTTGGAAGCGTGGACCAGAAGTACTCCGCCGCCCTTGAGATAGCCGCAGGCGGCAAGATGCAGGCCGTGGTCGTTGAGAACGATGAGGACGCTGCAAGAGCCATTGATTATCTCAAGCAGAGGCAGGGCGGCAGGGCAACATTCCTTCCCCTGAACAAGATGGAGCAGCGCAGGCCCTATAAGGACCTCTCCGACAGGCAGGGTGTTGTTGGTTATGCCATAGATCTCATTGATTTTGACCCTAAGTTCGAGTCTGCCTTCTGGTACGTTTTCAGGGACACTCTGATCGTCGACACACTGACCAATGCCCGCCGCCTGATGGGTGGCCTGAGGATGGTGACCCTGGAAGGCGACATGGTGGAGAAGAGCGGCGCAATGGTTGGAGGCTCCAAGCAGCAGCGCTCCGGTCTTTCGTTCGCGGCTTCTGAGAAGGATAAGCTTGTGAAACTTGCCGAGAAGATAACTGAGTTCGATTCAAGGCGCAGTACTGCTATCAAGAAACTGGACCAGATCGAAGGGCACATCTCCCAGGTCAACCGTGAGATCAACGAACATGACAAGGAGATATCCAAGAAGGAGATGCACATCGAAGAGATAGCAGGAAGGGGTGAGCGCCTCACCCAGCTTATCGAATCCAAGAATGCCGAACTTGCGGCTATTGAAGAATCCCGTAAGCAGCTCAGGGAGGAAATGGAAAGGATAGTCTCTGACAAGGAGGAGAAGGGCCTGGCTGTGGAATCACTGGAAAGGGATATCGCCGTGCTTGAAGAAAAGCTTGCCGGCTCCCAGGTTCCTGAACTTAACCGCCAGGCAGAGCAGCTGGATGAGGAGATCAGGCGCCTTGACAACAGGGTACGTGATATTGAATCCGATATAAATGCGCTTAAACTCGACAGGGACTATTCCAACTCCAAAATGGAAGAGAACAGGGAGCTTATCAGGACAATGGAGGAGAAGAAATCCTCCCATAAGCAGCGTGTAAAGGAGCTTAAGGACCAGATAGAGGAGCTCGAGAAGTCCCTACTTGAGAAAAAGCAGCGTGAAGAAGAGCTTGCCGGAAAGCTGAAGGAACTGCAGCAGCAGCGTGCCAACCTCCACGAGGAGCACATAGCTGCTAGGAAGCAGCTGGATGCGACCAGGTCCAAATATGATGAGGCCCAGCGTCACAAAATGGCACTGGAAGCCACGAAAATTGCCCTGGATGAGCAGGTGGGCGAGCTGGGTGAGGAGCTGCAGAGGCGTGGTATCGAGGATACCGATGAAGTTCCCAATTACGAGACCGTGCGTACAAGGATAGCTTCCATAGAAAAGGCCATGGAGAGGCTTGAGCCGGTCAACATGAGGGCCATTGACGAGTACGATGAGGTGGAACTGCGGCTCAACGAGCTTGTCACAAGGCGTGACACCCTTTCCCGGGAAAGGGAGCAGATACTTGAAAGGATCCAGCAGTATGAGCAGCTTAAGAAAGATACTTTCATGACGACATTCCACGGGATCAACGGACCTTTCAAGGAGATATTCAACGAGCTTTCCGATGGTTCAGGGGAGCTTGTCCTTGATAGTTACGATGACCCCTTCTCCGGCGGGCTCACTCTGAAGGCGCAACCCCGGGAGAAGACCCTGCAGCGCCTGGAGGCTATGTCCGGAGGAGAAAAGAGTCTCACTGCCCTGGCATTCGTGTTCGCTATCCAGCAGTACCGTCCTGCCCCGTTCTATGCATTCGATGAAATAGACATGTTCCTTGACGGTTCCAATGCAGGAAAAGTTGCCCAGCGTGTCAAAAAGGCCGTGGAAAATGCCCAATTCATTGTGGTCTCCCTGAGGAAACCCATGATAGAGGCTGCCGAAAGGACAATAGGAGTGGCCATGCAGGAAAACAATATTACAAGCATCACAGGGGTGAAATTGCGTTGAGCGAACTTATTGAGGATATAGATCCGGATATAGGTATCCCTCTGGATACAATTCAGCCGATGGAGTCTGTCCTGCCGGGATTCATAGACCCTGAATTTATGGAAACTCTCAGGGGACTGGGCGTTGACAGTTCCCGGATAGAGTTCTCGGAGGATGTGCTCAGCGAGCCTGTGGAGATACTGGTCAATCTTGCTAAGAACGGGGATATCAATCCTTGGGATATCGATATAGTTAATGTGACTGACATATTCCTCGAGCGTATAGAGCAAATGCAGATGATGGACCTGCGCATCTCGGGCAGGACACTGCTGTATGCCTCTATTCTCCTGAGGATGAAGTCCACAGGTATTATCCAGGAGGAACAGGAGGACTATGGGTTCGAAGATTTAGGGGATGACCTTGACTTCTATGATGTGGATGATTATCCCGTGCCAAAACTTCCCATCCGCCGCCAGGCAGCACGCCCGG
This region includes:
- the smc gene encoding chromosome segregation protein SMC, whose amino-acid sequence is MHIKEIEFINFKSFGKKVRIPFYEGFTTISGPNGSGKSNIIDGILFVLGLSSSRTMRAEKLTDLIYNGDSAKKPDFAQVTIKFDNSDHKMPVASDEISITRKIRETDTGYYSYFYFNGKAVSLTDIHTQLAKAGVTPEGYNVVMQGDVTRIINMTPVERRKVIDEIAGVAEFDSKKERALNELEIVRERVERVDIIIEEVGQQLGKLKEERDQALKYQSLKAEKMKFEGFVLLAKLKDARTELSSVTADIEAKEGVLENLSAALAERQSKVEELEKALDELTSSIQKTGEDEQIQIKKEIEGIRGEMSRCRDSIELADNEVEDIEARRRKTFVEIDELKGKLQTLDSKISEESERKDTIQAEMSERRTQRMILQSKIADVDAKFAQTRDEISTLRSQLETAKNGKNELMRSEDRLLDSLRRKSAEVRDIESEIEDARSKSQSSESDTLSVQYDIDKLNEKIDSLTRDIDDLERNRAQIQSVIKDLEAELRNYEKDYARIEVRVRGAEDHSSYSKAVEMVMNEKKHHGLPGIYGTIAELGSVDQKYSAALEIAAGGKMQAVVVENDEDAARAIDYLKQRQGGRATFLPLNKMEQRRPYKDLSDRQGVVGYAIDLIDFDPKFESAFWYVFRDTLIVDTLTNARRLMGGLRMVTLEGDMVEKSGAMVGGSKQQRSGLSFAASEKDKLVKLAEKITEFDSRRSTAIKKLDQIEGHISQVNREINEHDKEISKKEMHIEEIAGRGERLTQLIESKNAELAAIEESRKQLREEMERIVSDKEEKGLAVESLERDIAVLEEKLAGSQVPELNRQAEQLDEEIRRLDNRVRDIESDINALKLDRDYSNSKMEENRELIRTMEEKKSSHKQRVKELKDQIEELEKSLLEKKQREEELAGKLKELQQQRANLHEEHIAARKQLDATRSKYDEAQRHKMALEATKIALDEQVGELGEELQRRGIEDTDEVPNYETVRTRIASIEKAMERLEPVNMRAIDEYDEVELRLNELVTRRDTLSREREQILERIQQYEQLKKDTFMTTFHGINGPFKEIFNELSDGSGELVLDSYDDPFSGGLTLKAQPREKTLQRLEAMSGGEKSLTALAFVFAIQQYRPAPFYAFDEIDMFLDGSNAGKVAQRVKKAVENAQFIVVSLRKPMIEAAERTIGVAMQENNITSITGVKLR
- a CDS encoding segregation and condensation protein A, with the translated sequence MSELIEDIDPDIGIPLDTIQPMESVLPGFIDPEFMETLRGLGVDSSRIEFSEDVLSEPVEILVNLAKNGDINPWDIDIVNVTDIFLERIEQMQMMDLRISGRTLLYASILLRMKSTGIIQEEQEDYGFEDLGDDLDFYDVDDYPVPKLPIRRQAARPVTLQELILELQKAEKVETRRKDRSIRRRLEERSAVTTDEVLGIAHEEDILGRVKSLGEKLRHELESQEFVKLSDLLGEDRSENIMTYVSLLFLATEKKIWLTQRELFGELYVYPFSGGTEAV